The DNA window ACAGCCGCCGCACGAACCAGGACGACGCTGGCACCGGGAAACGTGGCTCGAACGCCAGCCGATCCACCACCGTGCACCCGTCCCCCGCCGGTGTCACCGACCGCTCATGCTCCCACAGCTTCATGGCGAGCATCGGCGACCGCTCCACGAACCGCCGCTCCCCCAGCTCCACCAGCGTCACATCACTCCGGTCCACGGGCAGCACCCCGCCGAGCAGCAACCAGCTCCGCCCGATTCGCTCCC is part of the Chondromyces crocatus genome and encodes:
- a CDS encoding SRPBCC family protein, with the translated sequence MTVHHFRIESALRAAPDDVWRWATTAEGINHELGPLMRMTWPEDVPALDLSRVVLGERIGRSWLLLGGVLPVDRSDVTLVELGERRFVERSPMLAMKLWEHERSVTPAGDGCTVVDRLAFEPRFPVPASSWFVRRLFTHRHARLCARWGHRV